A DNA window from Kitasatospora atroaurantiaca contains the following coding sequences:
- a CDS encoding PhzF family phenazine biosynthesis protein produces the protein MRIRVIDAFSDRPFAGNPAAVCVLDGPDWPDAAWMQRLAIEMNLSETAFARPLPGEGEADWGLRWFTPGNEVDLCGHATLATVHALRSDGLLVEGWVRFATRSGVLRARPESDGTITLDFPVNPRIPVPAPDGLAEALGSPVVASFDTGPLGDLLVLLPDEKTVRALSPDLGAVAGLPTRGVVVTAPAEDPSAEYQFVSRFFGPAVGVPEDPVTGSAHTALAPYWAEQLGRTRLTGYQASARGGLVVCELTGDRVLLSGRAVTVLDGVLSPSAAS, from the coding sequence ATGCGGATCAGAGTCATCGATGCCTTCTCCGACCGGCCCTTCGCCGGCAACCCCGCCGCGGTCTGCGTCCTGGACGGGCCCGACTGGCCCGACGCCGCCTGGATGCAGCGGCTCGCCATCGAGATGAACCTCTCCGAGACCGCCTTCGCCCGGCCGCTGCCGGGCGAAGGCGAGGCGGACTGGGGGCTGCGCTGGTTCACCCCCGGCAACGAGGTCGACCTGTGCGGGCACGCCACCCTGGCCACCGTCCACGCCCTGCGCTCCGACGGCCTGCTGGTCGAGGGCTGGGTACGCTTCGCCACCCGCAGCGGCGTCCTGCGGGCCCGTCCCGAGTCCGACGGCACCATCACCCTGGACTTCCCGGTCAACCCGCGGATTCCGGTCCCGGCGCCGGACGGCCTGGCCGAGGCCCTCGGCAGCCCGGTGGTCGCGAGCTTCGACACCGGCCCGCTCGGCGACCTGCTGGTGCTGCTCCCCGACGAGAAAACCGTCCGGGCGCTCAGCCCCGATCTCGGTGCCGTCGCCGGGCTGCCCACCCGAGGCGTGGTCGTCACGGCACCCGCGGAGGACCCCTCGGCGGAGTACCAGTTCGTCTCCCGCTTCTTCGGCCCGGCCGTCGGCGTCCCGGAGGACCCGGTCACCGGCAGCGCCCACACCGCTCTCGCCCCGTACTGGGCCGAGCAGCTGGGCCGCACCCGGCTGACCGGCTACCAGGCCTCGGCGCGCGGCGGCCTGGTCGTCTGCGAGCTGACGGGTGACCGGGTCCTGCTCTCCGGGCGCGCGGTGACCGTACTGGACGGAGTGCTCAGCCCGTCGGCAGCCAGCTGA
- a CDS encoding CPBP family intramembrane glutamic endopeptidase — protein sequence MTTVSTECETSAPSRRLLGVELLIVLGLSLGASGVAALISFAGSLTEPLALGKQVATLNASRAPGRPWLDLAWQTYYILRGLMPVVLVGYLLVREGTSLRVLGFDLRRKLGDLGRGAAVAAAIGGSGLALYLAAQALGFNLTVAPSGLPSVWWRIPVLIASAWQNAILEEVIVVGYLLRRLGQLGWGWPAMLVTSSVLRGSYHLYQGVGGLVGNMVMGVVFCLLYRRWGRVMPLVVAHGLIDTVAFVGYAVLAGHVSWLPTG from the coding sequence GTGACCACCGTTTCGACCGAGTGCGAGACCTCGGCGCCGTCCCGTCGGCTGCTCGGCGTGGAACTGCTGATCGTCCTGGGGCTGTCGCTCGGTGCGAGCGGTGTCGCCGCGCTGATCAGCTTCGCCGGCTCGCTCACCGAACCGCTCGCCCTCGGCAAGCAGGTCGCCACCCTGAACGCCTCCCGGGCGCCGGGCCGGCCCTGGCTGGACCTGGCCTGGCAGACCTACTACATCCTCCGCGGCCTGATGCCCGTGGTGCTGGTCGGCTACCTGCTGGTCCGGGAGGGCACCTCGCTGCGGGTGCTCGGCTTCGACCTCCGCCGCAAGCTGGGCGACCTCGGCCGGGGCGCGGCCGTCGCCGCCGCGATCGGCGGCTCCGGCCTCGCCCTCTACCTGGCCGCACAGGCGCTCGGCTTCAACCTGACCGTCGCACCGTCAGGCCTGCCGAGTGTCTGGTGGCGCATCCCGGTGCTGATCGCCTCCGCCTGGCAGAACGCCATCCTGGAGGAGGTGATCGTGGTCGGCTACCTGCTGCGCCGCCTCGGCCAGCTCGGCTGGGGCTGGCCCGCCATGCTGGTGACCAGCTCGGTGCTGCGCGGCTCGTACCACCTCTACCAGGGCGTCGGCGGGCTGGTCGGCAACATGGTGATGGGCGTCGTCTTCTGCCTGCTGTACCGCCGTTGGGGGCGGGTGATGCCGCTGGTGGTCGCCCACGGGCTGATCGACACCGTCGCCTTCGTCGGGTACGCCGTGCTGGCGGGGCACGTCAGCTGGCTGCCGACGGGCTGA
- a CDS encoding glutamate-cysteine ligase family protein — protein MGEKVVATRAELSDRQLYRRKLQSCLDALERMLREERFDRPRAMMGLEIELNLADEQGQPLMLNEQVLGAIASSDFQTELGQFNIEVNIAPRRLGGHVLEELREEIDTGLRYADRKAAEVGARIVMVGILPTLDLDHTGLESMSHNDRYTLLSDQILAARGEDIALDIEGVEHLAVESVSMVAEAAATSLQLHLQVTPERFASVWNAAQAISSIQVALGANSPFLFGRELWRETRPVLFQQACDTRSAELKAQGVRPITWFGERWVDSALDLFAENLRYFPALLPICDDEDPVKVLASGGVPKLSEMRLHNGTIYRWNRPVYDVAGGVPHLRVENRCLPAGPTVADTLANAAFYYGLVRVLAEQPRPVWTRLPFAQADENFHTAARYGVEAVLQWPRHGRGARGTAPVAATDLVLNELLPLAYQGLDQWGVAPGDRDRYLGIIEQRCLRRTNGAGWQSATVHRLREQFGMDRGAAISAMTRRYMEYMRTGEPVHTWPVG, from the coding sequence ATGGGCGAGAAGGTCGTGGCGACTCGCGCGGAACTGTCCGACCGACAGCTGTACCGTCGCAAGCTCCAGTCGTGTCTGGACGCCCTGGAGCGGATGCTGCGCGAGGAGCGCTTCGACCGTCCCAGGGCCATGATGGGGCTGGAGATCGAGCTCAACCTGGCGGACGAGCAGGGCCAACCGCTGATGCTCAACGAGCAGGTGCTCGGCGCCATCGCCTCCAGTGACTTCCAGACCGAGCTCGGCCAGTTCAACATCGAGGTCAACATTGCACCGCGCCGGCTCGGCGGGCATGTCCTGGAGGAACTCCGCGAGGAGATCGACACCGGCCTGCGGTACGCCGACCGCAAGGCCGCCGAGGTCGGCGCCCGGATCGTGATGGTCGGCATCCTGCCGACCCTCGACCTGGACCACACCGGCCTCGAGAGCATGTCCCACAACGACCGCTACACCCTGCTCAGCGACCAGATACTGGCCGCGCGAGGGGAGGACATCGCCCTCGACATCGAGGGCGTCGAGCACCTGGCCGTCGAATCGGTCTCGATGGTCGCCGAGGCCGCCGCCACCTCGCTCCAGCTGCACCTCCAGGTCACCCCCGAGCGCTTCGCCTCGGTCTGGAACGCCGCCCAGGCGATCTCCTCGATCCAGGTCGCGCTCGGCGCCAACTCGCCCTTCCTGTTCGGTCGGGAGCTGTGGCGCGAGACGCGCCCCGTCCTCTTCCAGCAGGCCTGCGACACCCGTTCGGCCGAGCTCAAGGCGCAGGGCGTACGCCCCATCACCTGGTTCGGGGAGCGCTGGGTCGACTCCGCGCTCGATCTCTTCGCCGAGAACCTGCGGTACTTCCCGGCCCTGCTGCCGATCTGCGACGACGAGGACCCGGTCAAGGTGCTCGCCTCCGGCGGCGTCCCCAAGCTCTCCGAGATGCGCCTGCACAACGGCACCATCTACCGCTGGAACCGCCCGGTGTACGACGTCGCCGGCGGCGTACCGCACCTGCGGGTGGAGAACCGCTGCCTGCCGGCCGGGCCCACCGTGGCGGACACCCTGGCCAACGCGGCCTTCTACTACGGCCTGGTCCGGGTCCTCGCCGAACAGCCGAGGCCGGTCTGGACCCGGCTGCCCTTCGCACAGGCCGACGAGAACTTCCACACCGCCGCCCGGTACGGCGTCGAGGCCGTCCTGCAGTGGCCCAGGCACGGCCGCGGGGCCCGGGGCACGGCCCCCGTCGCGGCCACCGACCTGGTGCTGAACGAGCTGCTCCCGCTCGCGTACCAGGGCCTGGACCAGTGGGGTGTGGCGCCGGGGGACCGGGACCGCTATCTCGGCATCATCGAGCAGCGCTGCCTGCGCCGCACCAACGGGGCCGGCTGGCAGAGCGCCACCGTGCACCGGCTGCGCGAGCAGTTCGGCATGGACCGGGGAGCGGCCATCTCCGCGATGACCCGGCGGTACATGGAGTACATGCGCACCGGCGAGCCCGTCCACACCTGGCCGGTGGGGTGA
- a CDS encoding DUF5999 family protein yields the protein MCQHRPECPSAESADREAAVPVACHPDQGWSLLCNGVLLFDDTGELLPDGRVIAPRRPLAIAA from the coding sequence ATGTGCCAGCACCGTCCTGAGTGCCCGTCCGCGGAATCCGCCGACCGCGAGGCGGCCGTGCCGGTCGCCTGCCACCCCGACCAGGGGTGGAGCCTGCTCTGCAACGGCGTCCTGCTCTTCGACGACACCGGCGAGCTGCTGCCCGACGGCCGGGTGATCGCCCCACGCCGCCCCCTGGCCATCGCAGCCTGA
- the gcvP gene encoding aminomethyl-transferring glycine dehydrogenase, which produces MNAQPITGRTHSDATLTELEQASPFETRHIGPDAAAQDKMLAHVGYGSLDELSDAAVPEAIRSLTALGLPAGRSEAQVLAELRELASRNQVLQPMIGLGYYGTFTPPVILRNVLENPAWYTAYTPYQPEISQGRLEALLNFQTLVSDLTGLATSGSSLLDEGTAAAEAMALARRVTKVKGGVFLVDADTLPQTIAVIQTRAEPTGVEVVVADLSAGIPAEIAERGVFGALLQYPGASGVVRDLKPVIEQAHGLGAVVAVAADLLALTLLKSPGELGADIACGTSQRFGVPMGFGGPHAGYLAVRAEYARNLPGRLVGVSVDADGNRAYRLALQTREQHIRREKATSNICTAQVLLAVMASMYAVYHGPDGLADIARRTHRYAAALAEGLRAGGVELVHGEFFDTVTARVPGRAASVVAAARDNGVNLFQDGEDLVSISCDETTTRDHLAAVWAAFGVRGASVDETADALPAALLREDEYLTHPVFHSHRSETAMLRYLRRLSDRDYALDRGMIPLGSCTMKLNATTEMEPVTWPEFGQLHPFTPIDQAEGFLTLIRQLEQQLVEVTGYDAVSIQPNAGSQGELAGLLAVRAYHRANGDTQRDVCLIPASAHGTNAASAVMAGMRVVVVKTLTDGDVDVVDLQAKIDQHRDQLAVLMVTYPSTHGVFETQITDICAAVHEAGGQVYVDGANLNALVGLAKPGKFGADVSHLNLHKTFCIPHGGGGPGVGPVAVREHLAPYLPNHPLQSEAGPATGVGPISAAPWGSAAILPISWAYVRLMGGEGLKRATQVAVLNANYIAKRLAPHFPVLYTGPGGLVAHECIIDLRPLTKETGVTVDDIAKRLIDYGFHAPTMSFPVAGTLMIEPTESEDLHEIDRFCEAMIEIRGEIDKVGSGEWAAEDNPLRNAPHTAATLAGDWAHGYSRQEAVFPAGVNPADKYWPPVSRIDGAYGDRNLVCSCPPLDEYGA; this is translated from the coding sequence ATGAACGCCCAGCCGATCACCGGTCGCACCCACAGCGACGCGACGCTCACCGAGCTCGAGCAGGCCAGCCCCTTCGAGACCCGCCACATCGGCCCCGACGCGGCCGCACAGGACAAGATGCTCGCCCACGTGGGCTACGGCTCGCTGGACGAGCTGTCCGACGCCGCCGTGCCCGAGGCGATCCGCAGCCTCACCGCGCTCGGCCTCCCCGCGGGCCGCAGCGAGGCCCAGGTGCTCGCCGAACTCCGCGAGCTGGCCTCCCGCAACCAGGTCCTCCAGCCGATGATCGGCCTGGGCTACTACGGCACCTTCACCCCGCCGGTGATCCTGCGCAACGTGCTCGAGAACCCCGCCTGGTACACCGCCTACACCCCGTACCAGCCGGAGATCTCGCAGGGCCGCCTGGAGGCGCTGCTCAACTTCCAGACCCTGGTCTCCGACCTCACCGGCCTGGCCACCTCCGGCTCCTCGCTGCTCGACGAGGGCACGGCGGCCGCCGAGGCGATGGCGCTGGCCCGCCGTGTCACCAAGGTCAAGGGCGGCGTCTTCCTGGTCGACGCCGACACGCTGCCGCAGACCATCGCGGTGATCCAGACCCGCGCCGAGCCGACCGGTGTCGAGGTGGTCGTCGCCGACCTCTCCGCCGGCATCCCGGCCGAGATCGCCGAGCGCGGCGTCTTCGGTGCGCTGCTCCAGTACCCGGGTGCCTCGGGCGTCGTGCGGGACCTCAAGCCCGTCATCGAGCAGGCCCACGGCCTGGGCGCGGTCGTCGCCGTCGCCGCCGACCTGCTGGCCCTCACCCTGCTGAAGTCGCCGGGCGAGCTGGGCGCCGACATCGCCTGCGGCACCTCGCAGCGCTTCGGCGTGCCGATGGGCTTCGGCGGCCCGCACGCCGGCTACCTGGCCGTCCGCGCCGAGTACGCCCGCAACCTGCCCGGCCGCCTGGTCGGCGTCTCCGTCGACGCCGACGGCAACCGCGCCTACCGCCTGGCCCTGCAGACCCGCGAGCAGCACATCCGCCGCGAGAAGGCCACCTCCAACATCTGCACCGCCCAGGTGCTGCTCGCCGTGATGGCCTCGATGTACGCGGTCTACCACGGCCCCGACGGCCTGGCCGACATCGCCCGCCGCACCCACCGCTACGCCGCCGCGCTGGCAGAGGGCCTGCGCGCCGGTGGCGTCGAGCTGGTGCACGGCGAGTTCTTCGACACCGTCACCGCCCGCGTCCCCGGCCGCGCCGCCTCCGTGGTCGCGGCCGCCCGTGACAACGGCGTCAACCTCTTCCAGGACGGCGAGGACCTGGTCTCGATCTCCTGCGACGAGACCACCACCCGCGACCACCTGGCCGCCGTCTGGGCCGCCTTCGGCGTGCGCGGTGCCTCGGTGGACGAGACCGCCGACGCGCTGCCGGCCGCCCTGCTGCGCGAGGACGAGTACCTCACCCACCCGGTCTTCCACAGCCACCGCTCCGAGACCGCCATGCTGCGCTACCTGCGCCGCCTCTCGGACCGCGACTACGCGCTGGACCGCGGCATGATCCCGCTGGGCTCCTGCACCATGAAGCTCAACGCGACCACCGAGATGGAGCCGGTGACCTGGCCCGAGTTCGGCCAGCTGCACCCCTTCACCCCGATCGACCAGGCGGAAGGTTTCCTCACCCTGATCCGCCAGCTGGAGCAGCAGCTGGTCGAGGTGACCGGCTACGACGCCGTCTCCATCCAGCCCAACGCGGGCTCCCAGGGCGAACTGGCCGGCCTGCTGGCCGTCCGCGCGTACCACAGGGCCAACGGCGACACCCAGCGCGACGTCTGCCTGATCCCGGCCTCCGCGCACGGCACCAACGCGGCCTCCGCCGTGATGGCTGGCATGCGGGTCGTCGTGGTCAAGACCCTGACCGACGGCGACGTGGACGTCGTGGACCTGCAGGCCAAGATCGACCAGCACCGCGACCAGCTCGCCGTGCTGATGGTCACCTACCCGTCCACCCACGGCGTGTTCGAGACCCAGATCACCGACATCTGCGCGGCCGTGCACGAGGCCGGCGGCCAGGTGTACGTCGACGGTGCCAACCTGAACGCCCTGGTCGGCCTCGCCAAGCCGGGCAAGTTCGGCGCGGACGTCTCGCACCTGAACCTGCACAAGACCTTCTGCATCCCGCACGGCGGCGGCGGCCCGGGCGTCGGCCCGGTCGCGGTGCGCGAGCACCTCGCGCCGTACCTGCCCAACCACCCGCTGCAGAGCGAGGCGGGCCCGGCCACCGGCGTCGGCCCGATCTCGGCGGCGCCGTGGGGCTCGGCGGCCATCCTGCCGATCTCCTGGGCGTACGTCCGCCTCATGGGCGGCGAGGGCCTCAAGCGCGCCACCCAGGTCGCGGTGCTGAACGCCAACTACATCGCCAAGCGCCTCGCCCCGCACTTCCCGGTGCTCTACACGGGCCCCGGCGGCCTGGTCGCGCACGAGTGCATCATCGACCTGCGCCCGCTCACCAAGGAGACGGGGGTGACCGTGGACGACATCGCCAAGCGCCTGATCGACTACGGCTTCCACGCCCCGACCATGTCCTTCCCGGTGGCCGGCACGCTGATGATCGAGCCCACCGAGTCCGAGGACCTGCACGAGATCGACCGCTTCTGCGAGGCGATGATCGAGATCCGCGGCGAGATCGACAAGGTCGGCTCCGGCGAGTGGGCGGCGGAGGACAACCCGCTGCGTAACGCCCCGCACACCGCGGCCACGCTGGCCGGTGACTGGGCGCACGGCTACTCGCGCCAGGAGGCGGTCTTCCCGGCGGGCGTCAACCCGGCCGACAAGTACTGGCCGCCGGTGAGCCGGATCGACGGCGCGTACGGGGACCGCAACCTGGTCTGCTCGTGCCCGCCGCTGGACGAGTACGGCGCGTAA